The following DNA comes from Methanomicrobia archaeon.
GGGCGGGCGGTCGTATTCGCCACCGGCATGGGCACGGAGTTCGGGAAGATAGCAGGGTTAACGCAAGAGATAAAGGAGGAGAAGAGCCCGTTACAGAAGGAACTCGCCTACTTTATCAAAGTGATATCCGTTATTGCGGTCCTGCTCGGGATCGTCTTCTTCTTCACGGGCTGGATGATCGGCCGGGACTTCACCGCGAATTTCATCTTCGCCATCGGGATAATCATAGCGAACGTGCCCGAGGGGCTCCTGCCGACCGTGACGCTGACGCTCTCGATCGCCTCGCAGCGCATGGCGAAGCGGAACGCGCTGATAAAGAGCCTCAACTCGGTGGAGACGCTGGGCTCGACGACGGTTATCTGCACTGATAAGACCGGAACGCTGACCCAGAACGAGATGACGGTGAATAAGCTCTTTGCGAATGACAAGGAGCTGGTGGTTACCGGTTCCGGCTATCACCCGGAAGGGAACCTCATTTACAATAACGAAGCGGTCTCTGAGGGTGCTCTAACTGCCCTCGAGCCCTTTTTGAAGACGGCTCTGTTCTGCAACAGCTCACAACTCACGCTGAAAGAGGGCAGACACGTAATTATCGGCGATCCGACGGAGGGGGCGCTTCTCGTGCTTGCGAAGAAGCTCACGGACACGGAACAGCTGCTGAGTGTCGAAGAGCGGATCTTTGAACTGCCCTTCACCTCCGAGCGGCAGATGATGAGCAGCATCTACAAAGGAGAGAAGACGGTAGCCTACGTGAAAGGCGCGCCAGAGGCTATTCTGCACCTTTCACGGACGATCCTTATCGACGGTCGTGAGGAGCCACTATCAGAGGCGGAGCGGAAACGGCTTAGTAAGGTGGCCGAGGGCTTCGAGAAGGAAGCGTTGCGGACCATCGCGCTTGCGTACCGTGAAGTCCCCTTGCAAGACCGCTATACTGCAGAAGAAGTCGAGCAGGATTTGACATTTCTCGGGCTCGCCGGGATGATAGATCCGCCACGGACGGAGGTCCGAGAAGCAGCGCTGAACTGTAAACGGGCGGGTATCAAGATTATTCTCATCACCGGCGACAATAAACTTACCGCAGAGGCGATTGCGCGTGCTGCGGGCGTTGTCGAGGGTGACCCGGTGGTCGTAGAAGGTCCGGACATACCGAAAATGGACCGCGCGGACTTGAAAGCGATCTTGAAGAACCCTGAGATCATCTTCGCACGAACCGCGCCGAAGCACAAGATGGACATCGTCATGGCGTTAAAAGAGATGGGCGAGGTGGTGGCCGTTACGGGCGACGGGGTCAACGACGCCCCGGCGCTTAAGGAGGCGGACATCGGCATTGCCATGGGCGCCGGCACGGACGTTGCCAAGGAGGCTTCGGACGTCATTCTGATCGACGATAATTTCAAGAGCATTGTGGACGCCGTGATGGAAGGGAGGACGGTTTTTGACAATATCAAGAAGTTCGTCACCTATATTCTCACGAGCAATATCCCGGAGATTGTGCCGTTCTTGATTTACGTGCTCTTCAGCGTGCCCTTACCGCTGACCGTGAT
Coding sequences within:
- a CDS encoding cation-transporting P-type ATPase: MEEELTDVHETAIEEVYKSLESSPDGLPEEEVRNRFLSFGSNEIQEKRRTPLSIKFLKQFFNFFAILLWIAGGLAFLGEYLSPNEGNLNLGIAIIGVIFINAVFTFYQEYKAERAAEALKKMLAPEARVVRAKKELQIPAREVVVGDIILLSEGDRVPADGRLTEEYELKVNNAPLTGESVPQTRSTTPEKGELLEAKNAVFSGTTVVSGSGRAVVFATGMGTEFGKIAGLTQEIKEEKSPLQKELAYFIKVISVIAVLLGIVFFFTGWMIGRDFTANFIFAIGIIIANVPEGLLPTVTLTLSIASQRMAKRNALIKSLNSVETLGSTTVICTDKTGTLTQNEMTVNKLFANDKELVVTGSGYHPEGNLIYNNEAVSEGALTALEPFLKTALFCNSSQLTLKEGRHVIIGDPTEGALLVLAKKLTDTEQLLSVEERIFELPFTSERQMMSSIYKGEKTVAYVKGAPEAILHLSRTILIDGREEPLSEAERKRLSKVAEGFEKEALRTIALAYREVPLQDRYTAEEVEQDLTFLGLAGMIDPPRTEVREAALNCKRAGIKIILITGDNKLTAEAIARAAGVVEGDPVVVEGPDIPKMDRADLKAILKNPEIIFARTAPKHKMDIVMALKEMGEVVAVTGDGVNDAPALKEADIGIAMGAGTDVAKEASDVILIDDNFKSIVDAVMEGRTVFDNIKKFVTYILTSNIPEIVPFLIYVLFSVPLPLTVIQILAIDLGTDMVPAIAIGTEPPEMDVMERPPRPRKERMLTLPTLLRSYGFIGPIEAAAGLLGYWWVLKAGGWVRGMDLLATDPLYIKATTMALAAIIICQIANGLQCRSLRNSIFKIGFFTNKHLFIGFATELLLIFGFSYLFFFQRFLGTGPLELKHWLFFIPFAILIFVVEEIRKAIKRRLDRKKSAE